A segment of the Aptenodytes patagonicus chromosome 3, bAptPat1.pri.cur, whole genome shotgun sequence genome:
CTACAGCCGCATCCTGGACGGCATCTTCTCCTTCCCCGCCTTCCTCAGCGAGGCCGCCTGCTCCCTCATCGGCAAGCTCTGCAGGTGCTCGGGACACCCGGGGGGGGGTCCTGcaaggggatggggggggggcacggggggtgCTGGGTGCAGTGGGGGTGCCCCGGGCAGGGTCCTCCAGGCACCTTGGGAGGCGCTTGGGTGCCCCGGGTGCATCACTGCATCCcggtgtgcggggggggggggtgggtggggtgtcCCCCCGGGTACATCATTGCACCCCGCTGTGCAGGGGGGTGCCCCAGGTGCGtggggggtgcccccccccccagcccctgccccacgcCATCCCCTTGCAGGCGCCGTCCGGGGCAGCGCCTGGGGAACACGGCCAGCGGCATCCGCGGCATCAAGAAGCACAGGTGAGGGGGGGCTGGGTgggggccccgcgcccccccccccctcagcccctcctgcaTCAGGCCCCCCCCCCACCAGGTGGTTCGGGGCTCTGAAGTGGAGGAAGCTctcgctgcagcagctggaggcacCCACCCTGCAGCTCATCAAGGAGGTGAGGTGGGGGCTCAGGGGGCTCGTGCGGGCACTGCcagggggcaggaggggccggCTCTGACCCCgtcccccccagggacccccctaCGTCAACTTCAAGCGTTTCTCGGTTGACTGGACGCCAGCGGAGGATAAGTTCTCGGGCTGGGACGAGGATTTCTGACCGCAGTGGGACTCCCTGGCCGGGCCGGCTGCGTCGCCTCCCCACCGCACCCCTGGGCCGGCGCGATGCCGGGGGCTGCCCTGTGGCCTTGCACtctcccggggtgggggggctgccccaGGGCAATAAATCATGGGGCTGCAGCCGGGCGTAGGAAGGAGCCGGAGCCGTGGGTACAAAACCCGGTGCCGTGTCTTTATTTCGTGGGGGTCagtggggggccgggggcggcagGGCGGCATGGGGGGGCCGGGACGGGTGGTGTGGGACGGGGGCGTGTGGTGACAGGGGAGcgaggggtggggggtgctgaTAAATAacggggcgggtggggggggtCCCGCCAGGGCATGGGGACCCCCCGGCCCGGCTGTGCCCCCGGCTGGccggcagccccgtgccgggGCGGAGTGCGGGGGTCCAGTGGCTCTAGGGCTCCTCGGCATCGTAGAGCAGGGCCCCACTGAAGACGGTGAGGGGCTCGTCGGGCGCGTGGGCCAGGCGCCCCGAGACCAGGTCCACGCAGAGCGTCTCGCCGGCTGCCAGCGGCAGCAGGAGGCTGAAGATGCCGAgcgccccggggctgggctgcagcgCCGCCACCGGCTCCTTCTCCAGCCCCTCGGGCTGGAAACCGGCCGAGTCCAGGCGGGCGATGCCCTGGTTGGAGCGCGACAGCACGGCCTCCAGCTTCTCCCCCTTGTGCCCCGTCAGCACCGCGCTCACCAGGTACCGCCCGCTCACCGGCGCTGTGAAGGTGCCTGTGGTGGTGGGCGATGGGCGTCAGTGCCGGCGGCCGCCGGGTCCCCAGGGTCCCTGGGACAGGCTCTGCACCCCCAGGCTCCCCCACTGCACTCCCAGGACAGGCACGGTACCCCCCCTGAGGACCCCCCATCCCATGGCCTTCATTGCACCCCAGGATCATGCTTCACCCATGGCcgtgcagcccccagcacccccaccgcagcccccatcccgccccgcagccccatcccgccccaTGCGTGGCCGTGCCGCGCGGGCGCTCACCCGTCTCGGGGTCGTAGGCGCCGCCATCGTTGAGCAGGACCTGGTCGAAGGGGACGGTGCCCGGCTCCGTGCGCTGCGTGCTCAGGGCGGCCGAGAAGGCGATGCGGGGCACGGAGCCCGGCTCCCCCACCTCGCCTGGGCACCGCGTCAGGACGGGGCACCCCGGCCCGGcacaccctgcccccccccccccatatctGCCCCTTCGCTGTGTccgtgccccccccgcccccctgcccaCGTCCCCCACcgtgcccccagcccctctgcccccagctgTGCCCGTCACCCCAGGCTGCCCTGCCCAATGCCttgtgctccccccaccccccaccccccgctcccCTCGACCCAGCCCAGACACCCCCCAGCTGCCATTGCAGCCCCCACAGGCCCCCACCCCAAGCCCCCTTGTCCCCCAAACTCCGGCCCCCCAGGCCCCCACCCCAAACTCCCCACCCCAAGCCCCCCAGCCCTACCTCTCTCTCCAGGCAGCCctaggaaggaaagggaggagggggctgcagggccggcACGGGGCAGGACCCCCGGGGCACAGGGTCCGGCCATGCCAGCGTTGCCCCACTGCGGAGGACGGGGCATGGGGGGCTGTCCTTACCGGGGGGGGCCCATGGGGCCTCTTTTCCATCCTTGCcggggggcccggcggggccgggggggccccaTCTCACCCACGGGGCCGGCGGGTCCGGGGGGTCCGGGGGGTCCTGAAGGGAGGATGGGGTTAGAGCCGCCCCGGCCCCACACCCCTTCccctcaccccacagcccccaCGCTCCTGCACCTTCTGTCCCCACATCCCCATGGcttgtgtccccatgtccccatgtcttGCATCCCCATGACCCCACACCCCACAGCCCCACGTCCCCATGGCttgtgtccccacgtccccatggCTTGTCTCCCCATGGCTTGCATCCCCATGACCCCACACCCCACAGCCCCACGTCCCCATGGCttgtgtccccacgtccccatggCTTGCATCCCCATGACCCCACACCCCACAGCCCCACGTCCCCATGGCttgtgtccccacgtccccatgcaccgcagccccacagcctgcagcctctTGTGGTCCCGCGTCCCCGCAGCCcaacacccccctgcccccacagCCGTGCCCCCACGTCCCCGTGCCGCCCCTGCTTCGCCCTCCGGTGACACCGTGTCCccattgctcaaagccccgtgtCCCCACGCCTCCGCCATTGTCCCCGCAGccctgtgccccccagccccctgcccccccccccccccggtgatgCCTCGtgtccccgcgcccccccccgcgcccccgcgccCCGTCCCCCGCGCACCGGCGAGGTCCCTCTGGGTCAGGCGGAGCAGCTCCCCGCGCAGGTGCTGCAGGCTGGCGTTGAGGGCGCCGAGCCGGCGCGGGAGCTGGGCCTGCAGCGCCTTCTCCAGCAGCGCGGCCTGGGTGCGGGCCGTGCCGTTCAGCTCCCGCACCGCGCCCCACAGCCCCGCCACGTGCCGGCCCAGCCCTTCGCGGACGCCCCGCAGCCCGCCCGCCACGGCCTCCAGCTGCTCGCAGACGCCCTCCAGCTTGGCCAGCCGCGGCTCCAGGCCGGCCGGGCAGGCCCCGGCCCGCGCCAGCTCCCGCGCCAGCCCCTCCAGCCGCTCCTCGCTCTCGGcctgccgcgccgccgccgccgccgccgcctggtCCAGCTCGGCCACGATGCGGTCGGTGATGGAGCCCAGCTGGCGCTGCCGGGCGTCCTGCTGGTCCAGAGCGTCCTGCAGCCCCTGCACCGTGGCGTTCAGCCCGCCGAGGGAgagcagcgccgccgccagctcgCCCCGCAGCGCCCGCAGCTCCGAGGGCGAGGTGCCCCCGAAGACGCCGAAACCCTCCagcggcggctccggctccggctccggctccggctccagcTCCGGCacggtggggctgggctggggcaggcggCAGGCGGCAGTGCAGGCGTCCACCTCGGCCCACAGCCGCTCCAGCTCctggggcggcagcggggcgcagggctgggggcaggggcCGCCGCTCGGCCTCCCCAGCTCGGCCTCCAGCCGCCCCGTCCGGTTGCGGAGCTGGGCCAGCTCCTCCACCAGGGACCCCCCCGCCTCCAGCCGCCCCAGCCGCCCTGCCAGCCGCCCCAGCGCCTCCCCCTGCGCCCCCAGCAGCTCCCGCAGCTCCCCCCGCtccgcccgcagcccccgcaggGTCCCGGCCAGCCCGTCCCCGCCGGCCCCCAGCGCCCGGAGCTGCTCCTCGGTGTCCTGCAGCCGCCGCTCCAGCTGCCGGAGGAGGGGGCTGAGCTGCCCGTCCTGCCCGTCCCGGCTGCCCGCCGTCGGCTCTGGGGGTGCCGGGCAGGGCTGGCCGCAGCGGGCCAGCAGCCCCTCCAGCTCAGCCAGGCGGGCGCCGCGCTGCGCCCCGCTCGCCGCCAGCCCCTCCACCGCCCGGCTCAGGTTGGCCAAGCGTCCCGGCAGCCCGCTCTGCCGCCCCTCCGGCTCAGGGGGCCACGGGCCGGCCCGCGAGGCGTTCAGCCGCCCCTCCAGCTCCGCCAGCCGCCGGGCCAGCaccggcccctgcccgcccggcACCGCCGCCACCGCTGCTGCCGTGGGCAGCCCTTCCAGGCGCCGCTCCAGCTCGGCCAGGCGCCGCTCCAGCTCGTCCGGCGGGGgtggcggggcggcggcgggagccagGCGGCTGCTCAGGCTGATGATGTGCCGCTGCACCGTCTCCACCGCCTCCCGGTTGCGCTGGTCCACCGAGCCCACCAGCTTCTCCAGCGCCCGCATGCGCTCCCGGTCCTCCGCCGCCTGCCGCCGTAGCCCCTCGGTGCCGGCCGCGCAGGCGGCGCAGGTCTCCTGCAGCCGTCGCTCCAGCTCGTGCAGCGCCGTGGCTGCCCCTGGgcctcccgccggcggcggcgggccctcCCGGCTGCTCTCCTGGTGGCGCAGGCggccctccagctcctccagccgctgcTGGATGTGGCTCAGCACCTCCCGCACCTCGGCGGGGGCGGCTGCGTCGGCCGGCTGCTCGCCCTCGGGGACGCCGTCCGCCGCCCGGCGCGGGTGCTCCGGCGGTGGCTCCTGCCCGGCCCgcagctcctccacctgctcaCTCAGCCGCCGCacctgctcctccagctgctgcacctTCTCCGCATCCCCGCCGCCTGCCGCCGCACCGCGTCGTCAGGGTCACGGCTGCGCCAGGGCTGCCCCACCTGTgcgtccccccaccccccggccccccggcacTACCTTCGCCCCCCAGGCCACTGAGGGGGTTGCCGAAGCCAGAGAGCgtggggcggccgggccggggccgggggcggccagTGGGCAGGGGGGACGCCGGCGCCGGCCCCTCGGTGCAGTCCTCGCCCGAGTATCCCTGGCAGCAGCGCCAGGCCAGCTCCGACACCGTCCTCTGGGCCACCTTGTAGCGGGGCCGCAGGAAGCTGCGGTACCTGCGGGCAGAGGAGACCCTGCCGCagcggggggggagggcgggacGGGAGACCCCGGCGCGGGCAGATGAGGCAGGGCGCTGGGTGGGGGTCCCGGGCGTGGGGAGCGGGGCTGGTCCTGGggcagcaggggtgggggggtggggggagagccCTGCCTGCAAAcagccccctgcctgcaccgAGCTCCCTGCCCGCGCTCAGTCCCCGGCTCCTGCCGGCACCCCGCTGCCTGCCGGGTCCCTGCTCTCGGGTCGCACCGagcgccgccagccccgcgtGTGCCGAGGCGTCGGGCGGCGGCTCGGGGCTGGGCAGCCGGCAGCAAAACCAAACACGGGCCGCGGTCtggccccggcggcgcggccgggcccccGCCTGCACCCAGCCTCTTGGTCAACCGCCGGCAGCCGGGGGGGCTGGCATCACCCCGCGCTGCCGGCCCCACCGCCGAGCCGCCAGCCTGGAGACCTGCCCCGGGTATGGGGCATGCCGGGAGTCCCGGCATGCGCCTTGCGGGGGGCTGCCGGCTGGCTGGGGGCCGGTCACCCACCCAGCACCGCTCGAGGCTGCCCGGCTCTTGCGAAAAAGTAAACACGACCTCGGGGTGGATAAACACCagcggcggtggcggggggggcggtggggccgcGGCCAGACCCGGCTGTGCTCCgagtcccccccccccagcccctggagccccccagccccgtccccactCACGCCAGGACGCGGGGGCACTGGAGCTGCCCCCAGCCGCAGGGCTGGTAATCCGGCTTCACGAAGCTCTCGACGCCGTCCTCCACCACGCAGCTCACACTGCGCGTCACCACGTAGGCACACCAGTTCCTGCGGGAAGGGGTCAGGGCGCCCACCCAGCACACACCGGGCATCGGCCCGGCACGCACCGCGCATCATCCCGACACGCACCGGGCATCGTCCCGGCACGCAGCCGGGTACCCTCCTGGCACGCACCGGGCATCCCCCGGCACTCACTC
Coding sequences within it:
- the EMILIN1 gene encoding LOW QUALITY PROTEIN: EMILIN-1 (The sequence of the model RefSeq protein was modified relative to this genomic sequence to represent the inferred CDS: deleted 1 base in 1 codon) — translated: MAPWLWPCLLAAQALAANFPPRYSLYTGGAAPLSSVQATAPQGPATAHSGARAASRHRNWCAYVVTRSVSCVVEDGVESFVKPDYQPCGWGQLQCPRVLAYRSFLRPRYKVAQRTVSELAWRCCQGYSGEDCTEGPAPASPLPTGRPRPRPGRPTLSGFGNPLSGLGGEGGGDAEKVQQLEEQVRRLSEQVEELRAGQEPPPEHPRRAADGVPEGEQPADAAAPAEVREVLSHIQQRLEELEGRLRHQESSREGPPPPAGGPGAATALHELERRLQETCAACAAGTEGLRRQAAEDRERMRALEKLVGSVDQRNREAVETVQRHIISLSSRLAPAAAPPPPPDELERRLAELERRLEGLPTAAAVAAVPGGQGPVLARRLAELEGRLNASRAGPWPPEPEGRQSGLPGRLANLSRAVEGLAASGAQRGARLAELEGLLARCGQPCPAPPEPTAGSRDGQDGQLSPLLRQLERRLQDTEEQLRALGAGGDGLAGTLRGLRAERGELRELLGAQGEALGRLAGRLGRLEAGGSLVEELAQLRNRTGRLEAELGRPSGGPCPQPCAPLPPQELERLWAEVDACTAACRLPQPSPTVPELEPEPEPEPEPPLEGFGVFGGTSPSELRALRGELAAALLSLGGLNATVQGLQDALDQQDARQRQLGSITDRIVAELDQAAAAAAARQAESEERLEGLARELARAGACPAGLEPRLAKLEGVCEQLEAVAGGLRGVREGLGRHVAGLWGAVRELNGTARTQAALLEKALQAQLPRRLGALNASLQHLRGELLRLTQRDLAGPPGPPGPAGPVGEMGPPGPAGPPGKDGKEAPWAPPGLPGERGEVGEPGSVPRIAFSAALSTQRTEPGTVPFDQVLLNDGGAYDPETGTFTAPVSGRYLVSAVLTGHKGEKLEAVLSRSNQGIARLDSAGFQPEGLEKEPVAALQPSPGALGIFSLLLPLAAGETLCVDLVSGRLAHAPDEPLTVFSGALLYDAEEP